The following nucleotide sequence is from Bactrocera oleae isolate idBacOlea1 chromosome 2, idBacOlea1, whole genome shotgun sequence.
TTCAATCTTTGGCATCTTTCGTATAAAAGTAGTTATATCCATCGCAATCGGGTTATTTTACTGAAAATCAAACATACTTTACTAagaataggtatatataaagtaaaaacaTTTCGAATAATCAAATACCTTTTacatctttttttatatttttgccgTGCTCTATCAGCTGTGCACAAAGAAGTAAACAACCGGTGatggtatgaaaacaattaataatatcaatattgtaacggatttctcgataaatcgtctacctgtaacgcAGTCTTGAGtccgatcactggattgttaaattgcCCCAATTTTATGGCTATGCagttatctttatttctaattcaaaCAATTTAATGCTTTACTACTTATTAtgcgagcttacaacttcttgcttatatctcaattgctcttaacaacgacaacactctaactagtacagtatttgctgcacaatccgccAACCCTTATATGGTAGATTGTTAACTAAACTTCGCTACTCGaacattctgacaactacgaatTTCGCTATCTATTATTTGTTCTGGAATTCGTGTTCGCTACAATATATATCATGATGATATACCCTGTATCTAAACATTTATTATCTTtacattttttggatttttttgaaTGAGTGCGTTAACAGGGAAACTTGGGTGGTTATATAgcctaatttttatttatgatgaTATTGGGtaatatatattagaaaaataaatttttttcagttcgttttaaattttttgcggtGTGGCTACCTTTTCTTCTAGTTACTGCGCCATCTTGTGGCAATGAGTTGGCGCAAGCAGCTGATTATTTCGTACTGTTGTACAGTTTGCgtgaaaaatatctaaatacggAATAGTTAAGAAATTTTGATTGAGACAATTTTTGAATTGTTTGCGGGAAACAGAATGGTTGGATTGTGTCGGTTATGTGCCGCTATTCGTAAGAAGGATATGCTTATCCCAATGAACCTTGACATTTACCAGAAATTGAGGGAGTGCTTTGGAATTGAAATGTGTAACACTGGGGATAAGCTTACCAAATGTGCTTGTGGCATTTGTTTAGAAACATTGGAAAATGCGTTTTCGTTCTTTCGGAAAGTAAAAGAGTCACAGGAATCATTAgctttattattaaatagttccaaaaatgataaattggaaattataaatgaaGTTTGTATTAGATTAAATGATAATGATGAAATTAAAGGCGGTAATGTAGAGACCGATAATGTACTGACATTAGATTCCATGGAGCTAAATATGCAAATGGTGCATAGATGCatagaagatgttgatgacgaatACCAAAGTTTGCAAATTCTAAATGTCATGGATGTAAACAGTTCGCTGTCTGATCTAGATAACAAAGCTGGACAGGAGAGTCCCAGCCAAATTTCAGAAAATGGTGCCGATGTTAAAATTGAAACATACTTTTTGGAAGATGTAGAAGACGTTTTAGAAGAGGAGTCAGAGTTAAATGAAGAAACCACATACACAAAATCGAGAGAATCAAATGAAAGCAATTTCAAATCCACAGTTATCGAAATCTTGCCTGTTAACAACACCGTTTCTAATTGTTCGAAGGTTTGTTtttgatcaccgtgacgagttGAGTAGATTTATGTTCGTCCGGCTGTAttacgcgaactaatccctcagtttttgatcgttctgaaattttgcacatgtcaaTTTCTCCCCGGGAGAAAATAcgaaagctgctcatttgtcggaactgccgaaaCCAAACCTTTAAAGCATAttgctaccatacaaactgaacgataaaaatcaagttcttagaaggaatttttttatttgacaaaatatcttcacaatatATCACATAGATTTTTGGCCAAGGCAATACTATAATAtcagaagaaattttttatgtacTTTGTAATTACGTAATATACATTaagatttttatattcattttagaGTATTGAAGCAACCGAATCTAATAGTGTTCAAGTATTCGAATGGAGGTTATACACATGGATTTGCTATTCTTGCTCTGAGGCCTGCGAAACTTTTGCTGCATTGCTTTTACATGCTAAAGAGAAACACGAAGTGCAAGCTGTCAATTATCTGCAATACAAGTGTGCTGATTGTCAGAAAATTTGTGCGCActataataaatttcttaatCATGTGCGATTCCGACACCATCCTGAATTAAGTTTGCGTTGCGATGCCTGCGATGTTCAGCAGGAATCTTATCAACAATTAGCTGCTCATAGAGAGAATTGCGCTGCAACACAACAATATCCTTTAGTAGATTTGTGTAATATATGTGGTAAGAGTTTTTACAATCGAACTGCTACATTGGTACATTCACGTGCACAACACAATGAGGAACATAGTGACAGAACCAACTGGCATCAATGTACTCAATGTCATAAAAAGTTCAAACGGTTAGCGAATCTGAGGGCACACGAACATATTCATTCAGGTATGTAGAGATATATTgccaaaacatatttttaattaatacgcTATTATAATTTCAGGTTTAAAAGAGTTTGTATGCGATATATGCGATCGGAAATTTCGTCAAAAACATAATCTCGAAgtgcatttatatacacatataaatgaacgagttttcgaatgtaaaatttgtaataaaaggTAACTCGACCGTTACGAATTTGtgagcttttaaattttttatattcaatatttttatacactgaattgagtatattaagtttgccacgaagtttgtaacacccagaaggaaacattggagaccctataaaatataaatataaataatcagcgtgacgagctgagtagatttttttcgtctgtatatacgtgaactagtccgtcagtttttcagatatggatctgaaattttgcacatgtcataaatgatcaaaattaagtcctttcatggagaaattttttatttgccaaaacaACGCTGCACACTccgaataatttgtttttagatcgggctactatagcatatagctgccatacaaactgaccgatcaaaaccaagttttgtatggaaaattttatatttgtaaagggtattctagcttcggcgCACCAAAAGTTAACgggttttcttattttt
It contains:
- the LOC106624930 gene encoding zinc finger protein 485; the encoded protein is MVGLCRLCAAIRKKDMLIPMNLDIYQKLRECFGIEMCNTGDKLTKCACGICLETLENAFSFFRKVKESQESLALLLNSSKNDKLEIINEVCIRLNDNDEIKGGNVETDNVLTLDSMELNMQMVHRCIEDVDDEYQSLQILNVMDVNSSLSDLDNKAGQESPSQISENGADVKIETYFLEDVEDVLEEESELNEETTYTKSRESNESNFKSTVIEILPVNNTVSNCSKSIEATESNSVQVFEWRLYTWICYSCSEACETFAALLLHAKEKHEVQAVNYLQYKCADCQKICAHYNKFLNHVRFRHHPELSLRCDACDVQQESYQQLAAHRENCAATQQYPLVDLCNICGKSFYNRTATLVHSRAQHNEEHSDRTNWHQCTQCHKKFKRLANLRAHEHIHSGLKEFVCDICDRKFRQKHNLEVHLYTHINERVFECKICNKSLKTSTSLEKHQLIHKDIKKFACDYCDKEFRTKDAKLSHERIHTGEKPFKCKYCDRGFRFRSGLMGHINLHTGDRPYSCQDCNRQFTNWGNMNKHMKRCHNRQSSGKST